The Streptomyces sp. NBC_01298 genome contains the following window.
CGGGGCGGGCTCGGAGCATCGCCGGTGAGCGGGGACCCGATGCCGCCGCGCTCGTCGCCCGACAGCATCGGCAGGGAGTCGAGCGGCAGTTCGGGGTGATCGGTGGCGGCGTCGAGAAGGCGGGCGAAGTGCCGGCCGAACTGCTCGATCGTGGCGGCCTCGAACAGGTCGGCGCGGTACTCCAGCCGGCAGCTCGTCACCCCACCGCTGCGTACGACGTCGAAGGTCAGGTCGAACTTGGCCGTTCCGGCGGGCCCTTCGAGCATCCGGGCCTTCGGTCCGGGCAGACCGTCGGTCATGCCGTCCTCGTCGTGCAGGCCGAACATGACGTGGAACAGCGGCGCGTCCTCTCCCGTACGCCCCGGCGCGATCCGGTCGACGACCCGCTCGAAGGGCAGGTCCTGGTGGTCCTGGGCGTCGAGCACGGTGTCCCGTACGCGTTCGAGGTGGATCCGGAACGCGGGGTTGCCCGACAGGTCCGCGCGGATCACCAGCGTGTTGACGAACAGGCCGACGGTGTCCTGGAACTCCTTGCGGTTGCGGCCCGCCACCGGCGTCCCCACGAGCACGTCGTCGGTACCCGTGTACCGGCCCAGCACGATCTGGAAGGCCGCCAGCATCAGCGTGTAGGGGGTGCTGTGCGTGTCGCGGCACAGGCGCTCCATCCGGGCGAGCACCGGGGCCGGCACCTCGAAGGAGTGCAGCGCCGCCGCGCCGGGCGCCGCTCCTGACCCGGGGCGGCCGTCCCGGGGCAGGGGCGCGTCGGGCAGTTCGCCGCCCAACCGCTCCTCCCAGTGGGCGAGCTGGCGCCGGGCGGTCTCGCCCCGGAGCCACTCCTCCTGCCATTCGGAGAAATCGGCGTACTGGTACTCCGGGCCCTCCTCGGCCGGCTCCGACAGCGGATCGTCGGCGCGCCGGGCGTACGCGGCGAGGAGTTCACGGGCGAGGATCCCGACGGACCAGCCGTCGGCGACTATGTGGTGCAGGGCGAGGGCGAGGACGGCGCCGTCGGGGGTGTGCAGCAGGGCCGCGCGGAAGAGCGGTCCGGCCTCCAGGTCGAAGGGCCTGTGGTGTTCGGCGGCCATCCATTCCTCGACGTCCCGGTCCCCGGCCGCGGTGGCCGAGGACCAGGCGAGTACGGCCCCGGTGTCGATGTGCTGCCACAACTCGCCGTCCCGCAGGACGAAGCGGGTGCGCAGCGCCTCGTGCCGGCAGATCAGTTCCTGCGCGCAGTCGCGGAGCGCGGTCTCCTCCACGGGCCCTTCCAGGCCGTAGAAGACCGGCATGTGGTACGTCGGCCGGCCCTCCTCCATCTGCTGGAGGAAGTACATGCGCTGCTGGGCTGCCGATGCGCGGAACGCGCTGAACGACGGCTCCACAGGGCGTTCGATCGGAACGTGACTGGCCAAGACAACTCCCTCGACGCCGCACCGGTGCCTGGTACGCGGCGCATGCTCCGCTTGATTGCCCCTTCAGCCTAGGAACGGTGCGGATTGGGGTGAAGTCGCCTCTTTACGGTCCCGGGTTCACGTGACCGGCATCGCCCGGACGGAGAACCCGCGGCCTTGTCGAGCTCGGGTGGCGCAGAGCGGTGCCGCAGAGCGGTGCCGCAGGCCTGTTCAAGCCTTTTACCTGCTGGTAACTTACAGCGCTGTTACCACCGGTAACGCATGACGACTGTCCCGGTGATCCACGAGACGAATCCGAGGGAACCATGCACCGCATCGCCATGGGGAAGCTGGCAGCCGCAGTTGCCACCGCTCTGGCCGTCACCGCCGCTCCGGCGGCCGCGGCCGCTCCGTCCGCCTCGTCGACGGTCGCGGCGGGCGACTCGTTCTACGCGTACGACGGCAGCACGCCCTTGTCCTCCTTCGCACCGGGCGCCGTGCTCAAGACCCGGACGCTGCAGTACCACGTCCTCGGCATCCCGACGCCGGTCACCGCGATCCAGCTGCTGTTCCGCACCGTCGACGCGCAGGGCCGCCCGTCCGCCGGGGTCACGTCGATCGTGCGCAGCCCCAACGGAGACGGCAGCAAGGCGGTTTCGTACCAGTCGTTCTACGACTCCCTCAACTCCGCGGACTCCCCCTCCCGGGCCATCGCGGGCGACGTCTCGCTCGGCGGCCTGATCGCGAACGGTGAGTCCCTCCTCCTGGTGCCGCTCCTGCTCTCGGGCTACAACGTGATCATCCCGGACAGCGAGGGCCAGAACGCCGACTTCGCGGCCGGCCCGGAGTACGGAACGAACACCCTGGACTCGATCCGGGCCGCGAGCCAGTCCCCGCAGACCGGTCTGAACTCCAACACCCGCATCGGCCTTGCCGGTTACTCGGGCGGGGCCATCGCCACCCACTGGGCGGCCGCACTCGCGCCGGGCTACGCACCGGACGTCGACAGGAGGCTGGTCGGATACGCGGAAGGCGGTCTGCTCGTCGATCCGGCGCACAACCTCAAGTACGTCAGCGGCAGTTCCATCTGGGCCGGCGTCGCACCCATGGCCGTCATCGGGGCGGCGCGTTCCTACGACATCGACTTCGAGCCCTACCTCAACGCCTACGGTCGACAGGTGTTCAAGGAGCTCGAACGCGGTTCGATCGTCAACGCGCTGGGCCAGTACCCGGGACTGACCTGGAAGAAGATGGTCAAGCCGGAGTACGCGAACCCGAATTCGGTTCCCCCCTTCGTCGAGGCGGTCAACAAGCTCAACCTCGGCTCGGCCGCCACACCCAGCGCACCCGGGTTCATCGTCCAGGGCAACGGAGGTGTCCTGGAGGGCACCCTCAGCAACCTCCCGGGCATCGGGACGGGTGACGGGGTCATGGTCGCCGGAGACGTGCGCGCACTGGTCCGGCAGTACTGCGACAAGGGCAACACCGCCATCAAGTACCGGCAGTACGAGCTGCTCAGCCATGTCGGCGCCGCCGTTCCGTGGGCACCCGCCGCCCTCGGCTGGCTGGGCGACAGGTTCGCGGGCAAGACGCCCCCGTCCGACTGCGGCCGGATCCCCGCGGGCAACTCGCTCGCACCGGAGGTCCCCACGGCAAGGCCCTGACACCAGAGGGCGCTGCCCAGGCGCCCGGCCCGGCCCGCCGGCCGAAAGTTGTCCTCTTCGGGTGGCCTGCCGGGCGGGTTGCGGGTCCCGCCCCGTGGTGTCTGGCGCCCGCTCTCCAGGCGGAGGATCATCCGGTGGGCACGGGCCGCCGACCGGCGGCGGCCCGGCCGAGGGCCCGCAACGAGGGGGCCGGGGGGAGGTTCGCATGACCGCCGCGGAACAGCTCGACTGGGCAGCCCTCTTGCGGTTCGACCAGGAGCGGGGGCTGGAGGGCCGCCGACACGACGCGGAGGCCGCCGGCCGCCGGGGCGACGCCCGGGCCAAGGCCCAGTACCTCCAAGAGGTCGCCCAGCTGGACATGCTGCCCAGACTCTGGGAGTTCGGGGTCCCGCTCACCGAGGAGGAGTACCAGGACGCGGGGCGGGTGCGGTCGTGGATGACCCACGAGCAGGCGGCGGCCCGTCACCAGGCCCTGTCCCGGCACCCGTCGCCGGGCTGGAGCCGGGACCCCCACATCCGGTACTTCTGGTCCCCGGACGGCCACCTCATGTACGTGACGACGGCCCGTGACGACGGCCGGTTCGTCGTCAACCACGGTTTCCTGACGCCCGGACGGGCCGACCGGCTTCGCCGGGACACGCCGCGGCTGGCGCACGGCCGGCGATGCCGGGTGACCGGGCGGCGGCCCGCCCGGTGACCGCTCCCCCTGCGGCGCCGGTACCGCCACAGGCCGGATCACGTCGCCTTCGGGCGAGTCGGCGAAGCCATGAACGTCATGGCCAAAGCCGAAGCCGTAGGCCCCCAGCGGGAAGCCCCACAAAAACGGTCACCGACAACGAAGCCCTGCCAGCCCCGTGTGGGGCGCATGCGCATGCCGGCGGCGACGGATCAGCCGCACCGGATCGGTCCGGTGTCGAGGTTGTATTTCACTCCGCCGCGTACCAGCGAGCCGCTCACCCGGATGCACTGCCCCGTCGAGTTGAACCAGGTGTACAACGGTCCGGCGTAGTAGCGAAGGTTGGCCGGATGCTCCTTGGGCGGATCGATGGAGTAGTCGCCGCCCTCGTCGAAGATCGCCACGGTGACGTGCGAGGCGAGGCCGTCGTAGGGACTGGACCAGAACTTCACGCAGTTCTTCTTGGTCGCACCGTTCCAGTAGGTGCGCGCGTAGCCACCCCCGTTGCGCCCCGCCGGATTCTTGGCCCAGTACGTCGTGCCGTCCCAGCTTCCGCTGCACTGCTCGGCGGCGGGGGCCGCCTGTGCGGTGGGGGAGGCAACGAGACCGAGCAGCAGCGCCATGACGCCGACGCCCAGCACCTGCGGTTTGCGTAACCGCTTCTTCAGCAACTTCATTCGCATCTCCTGATGATCAGATGCCGTTGACCCGGCTTGCCCAGGCCATGCCCGGCACGCTCCGCTCCCCGCGGACCGCACGTCCGACGTTTCACGAAATCTCCACTGGGTCCACCACGACGCCCACACCGGGACCGGGTCCGTCTGGTGCGTGCCCTGACATCGGCGCGGAACGGGCGCGACGGGTAGGGGCCGATTCGTGTCCGCGACGACACACTGACCACCCGCCCGGCCATCGCGCGCCGCCTTGTGCGCGCAGCAGGTCCGGAACGGCCGGGCCGCGTGCGCGGTGCGGCTCGGCTCCCACGTGCGTACGGTGCCGGGACACGGCCCTTTGCCCGCGCGCGCGAAGGAGTCGTACGTCCCGTTCCGAGGGCGGGTGCCCCCGTCCCCGCGGCCGCTTCACACAGCAGCACCCCTGCGTCGGCCGCCGCTTGCGCATGCGTCCGATACGGAGGCACCTCGTGGGTCGATGGTCTTGTGCGTGCCGTCAGAAGGCTCGGAGGACGCTCTTGCCGTGGGTGGAGCCGTCGGTGAGCCGCTGTACGGCATGGGCCACGTCGGTCAGGGCGTACTCGGCGGTGACGTCCACGCGCACTTGCCCGTCGGCGACGAGGCCGAGCGCGCGGCGGGCGCTGTCGGCGAGTCGCTCCGGGTGGGTCTGGCTGAGGAGGTTGCTGTTGTAGGTCAGGAGGGATTTCCTTTGCATGAGGAGGTCGTTGGTGTTGGCCAGGACGGGTTCGTAGGTGCTGAGATTTCCGTAGGCCACCAGTCGGCCGTGCGCTGCGAGCCGCTCGAGGCCGGCTTGCCGGGCCGAGCCCCCGACCGGGTCAGGGATCACGTCGAACTTCCCTCTCCGAGCTCGGCCGGGAGGTCCTCGCGCAGCAGGACCTGGTCGTAGCCGAACTGGGCGGCGGATGCGGCCCTGGCGGTGCTGCCTGTCACTCCCACGACTCGGCCGGCGCCGGCGAGTCGGGCGAACTGGGCGGCCAGGGTGCCGGTGCTGACCGGGCCGGCGGCAGCGTGAACCAGCACGCTCTCGCCGGGGCGTACACGCGAGGCCGCGTTGATCAGGTCGTATGCGGCGCACCCCAGCCAAGGCCTGCGGCCGTCCGCAGCGGCAGGGCGCCGATTTCCAGGGCGAGCACGGCGGGTGCCACGGTCACCTCGGCGTAGGCGCCCGCGGTGGTCAGCGCGGCCACGGGCTCACCGATGCGGCCCGGGTCGACGCCATCGCCGACCGCGATGATGTGCCCGGATGCCTCGAAGCCGGGCACGATGGGACGCGGCACGGGGAAGTGGCCGTCCCGGACCATGGTGTCGCCCCACTGGATCCCGGCGTAGGCGACGTGGATCGCCACCTGCCCGGGGCCCGGGCCCGGGACGACCCTCGCACGCGAGGGCGGCATGTCCGGCGCCCAACTGGGCCGCGCCTGCGGGGTGACCCAGCAGAGCATGAGCAGCGTGCTCACCACCATGGAGACCAAGGGACTCGTCCGCCGCGAGACCTCACCGGTCCACGCCAAGGTGCAGATCGCCACCGTCACGGACGAGGACCGGGCCCTCCTGGACCGCGCCTACCAGGAGTTGATCATCCTTGAACGCGCACTCACCGATGCCTTCACACCCACCGAACACGCCGCACCGCGCGAACTCCTGGAGAGGGCCACCACCGTGCTCATCCAGCAAACCCGCCACACCACCGCCCCACCGCTCACCTGAGGCCTCACCACCATCCACGCA
Protein-coding sequences here:
- a CDS encoding alcohol dehydrogenase catalytic domain-containing protein, with the protein product MVVSTLLMLCWVTPQARPSWAPDMPPSRARVVPGPGPGQVAIHVAYAGIQWGDTMVRDGHFPVPRPIVPGFEASGHIIAVGDGVDPGRIGEPVAALTTAGAYAEVTVAPAVLALEIGALPLRTAAGLGWGAPHTT
- a CDS encoding lipase family protein, coding for MHRIAMGKLAAAVATALAVTAAPAAAAAPSASSTVAAGDSFYAYDGSTPLSSFAPGAVLKTRTLQYHVLGIPTPVTAIQLLFRTVDAQGRPSAGVTSIVRSPNGDGSKAVSYQSFYDSLNSADSPSRAIAGDVSLGGLIANGESLLLVPLLLSGYNVIIPDSEGQNADFAAGPEYGTNTLDSIRAASQSPQTGLNSNTRIGLAGYSGGAIATHWAAALAPGYAPDVDRRLVGYAEGGLLVDPAHNLKYVSGSSIWAGVAPMAVIGAARSYDIDFEPYLNAYGRQVFKELERGSIVNALGQYPGLTWKKMVKPEYANPNSVPPFVEAVNKLNLGSAATPSAPGFIVQGNGGVLEGTLSNLPGIGTGDGVMVAGDVRALVRQYCDKGNTAIKYRQYELLSHVGAAVPWAPAALGWLGDRFAGKTPPSDCGRIPAGNSLAPEVPTARP
- a CDS encoding zinc-binding dehydrogenase, whose amino-acid sequence is MIPDPVGGSARQAGLERLAAHGRLVAYGNLSTYEPVLANTNDLLMQRKSLLTYNSNLLSQTHPERLADSARRALGLVADGQVRVDVTAEYALTDVAHAVQRLTDGSTHGKSVLRAF
- a CDS encoding zinc-binding dehydrogenase; amino-acid sequence: MLVHAAAGPVSTGTLAAQFARLAGAGRVVGVTGSTARAASAAQFGYDQVLLREDLPAELGEGSST
- a CDS encoding MarR family winged helix-turn-helix transcriptional regulator; this encodes MSGAQLGRACGVTQQSMSSVLTTMETKGLVRRETSPVHAKVQIATVTDEDRALLDRAYQELIILERALTDAFTPTEHAAPRELLERATTVLIQQTRHTTAPPLT